A stretch of the Asticcacaulis sp. ZE23SCel15 genome encodes the following:
- the rpsM gene encoding 30S ribosomal protein S13: MARIAGVNIPTNKRVLIALQYIHGIGPQKAKEIVEKVGIEDARRVNSLSDAEVLQIRETIDRDYLVEGDLRREVSMNIKRLMDLACYRGLRHRKGLPVRGQRTHTNARTRKGPAKPIAGKKK; this comes from the coding sequence GTGGCCCGTATTGCAGGCGTCAATATACCGACAAACAAGCGCGTTCTTATCGCGCTTCAATATATCCATGGCATTGGCCCGCAAAAGGCTAAGGAAATCGTGGAAAAAGTGGGCATTGAAGATGCCCGTCGTGTCAATTCGCTGTCTGACGCCGAAGTGCTGCAGATCCGTGAAACCATCGACCGTGACTATCTGGTCGAAGGTGATTTGCGTCGCGAAGTCTCGATGAACATCAAGCGCCTGATGGACCTGGCCTGCTACCGCGGCCTGCGTCACCGTAAGGGCCTCCCGGTGCGTGGCCAACGCACTCACACAAATGCGCGCACGCGCAAAGGTCCGGCGAAACCTATCGCTGGCAAGAAGAAGTAA